One Deltaproteobacteria bacterium genomic window carries:
- a CDS encoding DUF4416 family protein has protein sequence MGTPKEPRPAKYFVGLLSPNPALLDQVETDLTPVFGAVESRSETRPWLESQFYEREMGGGLLRRFIAFASVHSPGRLAEFKRRTQAIEERHRDGASAGRRVNIDPGYLDAFKLVLASTKNASQRIYLDGGIFGEATLLYYNGGFHGLPCTYRDYLWPETLRFLTSVRASYLAQLRARRQSE, from the coding sequence ATGGGAACTCCCAAGGAGCCCAGGCCGGCAAAATACTTCGTCGGCCTGTTGTCGCCAAACCCTGCGCTGCTCGATCAAGTTGAAACCGACTTAACGCCAGTCTTCGGTGCGGTCGAGAGCCGGAGCGAAACCCGGCCGTGGCTTGAATCGCAGTTCTACGAGCGCGAGATGGGCGGTGGATTGCTGCGCCGCTTTATTGCTTTTGCCTCGGTGCACTCCCCAGGGCGCTTGGCTGAGTTCAAACGGCGGACCCAAGCAATCGAAGAGCGCCATCGCGACGGCGCGAGCGCCGGACGCAGGGTTAACATTGACCCCGGCTACCTCGACGCTTTCAAACTCGTGCTCGCTTCGACCAAGAACGCGAGTCAGCGCATTTACCTCGACGGCGGTATCTTCGGTGAGGCCACCTTGTTGTACTACAACGGCGGGTTCCACGGCTTGCCTTGCACCTATCGCGATTACCTGTGGCCCGAGACGCTGCGATTTCTGACCTCTGTGCGCGCGAGCTACCTCGCCCAGCTCAGAGCGCGTCGGCAGAGCGAATAA